GCGGGGCTACGGTATTTTTGATTTTTTCAAAACCCAGGAAGGTGAGCCCCTTTTCCTGGACGATTACCTGAACCGCTTCTACGGTTCGGCGCTGATCATGGGTCTGAAGGTCCCGCTGCCCGAGGAAGAGCTGAAGCAGACCATTGAAAAGTTGATCCAGATGAACGGGCTGTCAGACTCGGGCGTGAAAATGGTTTTGACAGGCGGGTATTCTGAGAACGGCTATGACCTGGGGGAGCCTAACCTGATCATTCTGCAGCAGCCGCTGTCCATGCCCTCAGAGGCGCAACTGGCTACGGGCCTGAAGGTGATTACCCATGAATATGTGCGGGACCTGGCAGCTGCCAAAACCATCAATTATTCCATGGGCATTAAGCTGCTGCAACAGGTAAAGGCAAGGGGCTCCGATGACGTGCTCTACCACCAGAAAGGCGTGGTCTCAGAATTCCCGCGCAGCAATTTCTTCCTGGTAAAGCAGGACGAGACCGTCGTGACCCCCGCCCAGGAAATATTGAAAGGCGTTACCAGAAAAAACGTGCTGGAATTGGCGGGCAAGAAGTATTCCGTGCAGGAGGGAACGGTCACGTTAGAAGACATCGCGCAAGCCAAAGAGGCCTTTATGACCAGCACCACCAAACGCGTGCTGCCCATTGTGCAAATTGACGGCCAACCCATTGGCGACGGGAAACCGGGCAGTGTCACGTTAGAGTTGCTGGAAGACCTGATTGCCCTGGAAAACCGGCACCTGCAAAAGTAAAAATCCGTTTCGGGGCTGTTTTAGCTAAAACGGCCCCGAAACGGATTTTGGTAAGTCAGGTGGTGGCCCTTACGGCTTAGCCTTTGGTGGAGAATTTATAGACCGTCTGCTGGCGGTATTCCTGCCCGGGTTGTAAGATGGTGGAAGGGAATGCGGGCTGGTTAGGGGAATCTGGGTAATGCTGGGCCTCCAGGCAAAAGCCGGCGTGGTTCTGGATGGGTTGCCCGTTCTGGCCGGTAATTTCACCTTTCAGAAAGTTTCCGGAATAGAACTGCACGCCGGGTTCGGTGGTGAAGACTTCCATAAAACGGCCGCTGTTTTTCTCATAGGCAGTGGCCGCCAGTTTCAGGGTGCCATCTGCGTTCCGGAGCACGTAGTTATGGTCATAGCCACCGCCTTCCATTTGTTTAATACGCTCTCCAATCAGGTGCGGCTCCCTGAAGTCCAGAGGCGTGCCGGCCACTTCCGGAAGTTCCCCTACCGGGATAAGGTTTGCGTCTACGGCGGTGTATTGGTCGGCGTTGATCACCAACTCATGGTTCAGCACATCTTCCTGGCCGCCCGTTAAATTGAAATAGCTGTGTTGGGTAAGGTTCACCGGCGTGGCTTTGTCTGTGGTGGCGCGATAATCAATAACCAGTTCGTTCTGCGGGGTAAGGGAGTAGGTGACGATTACCTGCAACGTGCCTGGGTAGCCTTCTTCCCCGTCTGGGCTGGTATAGGTTAGCGCAAGGGCGTTTTGGTCGGGGAGTTCGGTGGCGGTCCATACCACTTTGTCAAAACCAATTAGGCCGCCGTGTAAATGGTTGGGGCCGTTGTTGGTGGCCAGGTTATATTCCTGCCCGTTGAGCGTGAATTTCCCCTTGGCAATCCGGTTTCCGTACCGCCCAATCAAGGCGCCAAAATAGGGCATATTTTTCAGGTAGGCAGCAGAAAGGTAGCCTTCTAAAGAATCAAACCCTAGCACCACGTCTGCTGCTTTTCCGTGTTTATCTGGTACCAAAAGCGAAGTGACAATGCCGCCGTAATTG
This Rufibacter radiotolerans DNA region includes the following protein-coding sequences:
- a CDS encoding aminotransferase class IV — translated: MSFNHRLYAFLNDEILPQESAYLHVSDLAILRGYGIFDFFKTQEGEPLFLDDYLNRFYGSALIMGLKVPLPEEELKQTIEKLIQMNGLSDSGVKMVLTGGYSENGYDLGEPNLIILQQPLSMPSEAQLATGLKVITHEYVRDLAAAKTINYSMGIKLLQQVKARGSDDVLYHQKGVVSEFPRSNFFLVKQDETVVTPAQEILKGVTRKNVLELAGKKYSVQEGTVTLEDIAQAKEAFMTSTTKRVLPIVQIDGQPIGDGKPGSVTLELLEDLIALENRHLQK
- a CDS encoding aldose epimerase family protein, with the translated sequence MQIEKKPFGNTPEGTPVQLYTLKNEHGMTASITNYGGIVTSLLVPDKHGKAADVVLGFDSLEGYLSAAYLKNMPYFGALIGRYGNRIAKGKFTLNGQEYNLATNNGPNHLHGGLIGFDKVVWTATELPDQNALALTYTSPDGEEGYPGTLQVIVTYSLTPQNELVIDYRATTDKATPVNLTQHSYFNLTGGQEDVLNHELVINADQYTAVDANLIPVGELPEVAGTPLDFREPHLIGERIKQMEGGGYDHNYVLRNADGTLKLAATAYEKNSGRFMEVFTTEPGVQFYSGNFLKGEITGQNGQPIQNHAGFCLEAQHYPDSPNQPAFPSTILQPGQEYRQQTVYKFSTKG